TGCCCAGATCGTTCGATTGCATCGCAGCCTTCACGCCGCCGCAGTAGTAATGGCCGCACACCACCACGTGATTGACCTTCAGGTGACTCACGGCGTAGTTGATCACCGACATCGCGCTCAGATCGGTATTGGGCACCATGTTGGCAATGTTGCGGTGCACAAAAATGTCGCCCGGACCCACGCCCATCAACTCCTCCGCCGTTACGCGGCTGTCGGAGCAACCGATGTAAAGGATCTCCGGACTTTGCCCCTTCGACAAATCCTTGAAATAGTTCTTATCCAGGTTGAGTTTCTGGGCGACCCAGTCGCGGTTGTTCTGAAAGATCTGCTGAATGTTCATCGATCTGCTTCTTTTGCCTTGGTTTGGAATGTCGTAAAAGTAATACAATTATTTGAGAGAGGCTTGCTCTGATGAAGGGAAATTGCAGTTGGTAGGTGCAGTTGGCAGGTACAGTTG
Above is a genomic segment from Flavobacteriales bacterium containing:
- a CDS encoding carbonic anhydrase, encoding MNIQQIFQNNRDWVAQKLNLDKNYFKDLSKGQSPEILYIGCSDSRVTAEELMGVGPGDIFVHRNIANMVPNTDLSAMSVINYAVSHLKVNHVVVCGHYYCGGVKAAMQSNDLGILNPWLRNIRDVYRLHKKELDSITDDDARYNRLVELNVQEQCVNVLKTADVQKAYRDRQ